In a genomic window of Roseiflexus castenholzii DSM 13941:
- a CDS encoding DUF6812 domain-containing protein, which translates to MEVRIDEKGKFFTPRITKDAVTAFVRTPDKVIIGSVYVRPGNRLTDELNGDPSAFLPITDARVYRADDESFLLQTSFLLAAYREILLIGEFDALATIRDVPWNTQAAEPTPLIRDGEDMGVHVNERGKYFTLRTPKDAVLCAVRGSDLAVLGYLYIRSDRRLKDELNDEQARYLPMTDARVFRVSDNKLLYHASFLLIGRQAIDMVAPIDSVTRASDVPWLPVRSAEGSA; encoded by the coding sequence ATGGAAGTACGGATCGACGAAAAAGGCAAATTCTTTACACCGCGAATTACCAAAGATGCTGTAACCGCTTTCGTGCGCACACCAGATAAAGTCATCATCGGCTCGGTCTATGTCCGACCGGGCAATCGTCTGACCGACGAGTTGAACGGCGATCCATCCGCTTTCCTCCCCATCACCGACGCGCGCGTCTATCGGGCGGATGATGAGAGTTTTCTGCTTCAGACATCATTCCTGCTCGCTGCATACCGCGAGATTCTCTTGATCGGCGAGTTCGACGCGCTGGCGACGATTCGCGATGTTCCCTGGAACACGCAGGCTGCCGAACCCACACCGCTGATCCGCGACGGTGAGGACATGGGCGTGCATGTGAATGAGCGTGGCAAGTATTTCACCCTACGCACCCCAAAGGACGCCGTATTGTGCGCGGTGCGCGGCAGTGATCTCGCTGTACTCGGCTACCTGTACATTCGCTCTGATCGGCGGCTGAAAGATGAGTTGAACGACGAACAGGCGCGCTACCTGCCGATGACCGATGCCCGCGTCTTCCGTGTCAGCGACAATAAACTCCTCTATCACGCCAGTTTCCTGCTCATTGGTCGTCAGGCGATCGATATGGTTGCGCCGATCGATTCGGTCACCCGCGCCAGCGATGTTCCGTGGCTGCCGGTGCGTTCAGCGGAGGGGTCGGCATGA
- a CDS encoding AAA family ATPase: MSFFSQQFADRQRAAASPASAAGGVAIPPEPASVEETGLSMGFLNDLVLKVVYFHGNITGQQIAEVTKLPFFGVLDKVLEFLKLEEYVDIVGAQGGFNERAFQYVIATKGRLKVHEVLDRSQYAGPAPVPLDQYIAMVHRQSVGDMVVDAKTVRQAFAHLVVSDRMLDRIGPAANSARSLFLYGPPGNGKTTIAEGIANMLGGNVLIPYAVEVDGQIIKLFDPLNHQVVEQPAAAPTHEPAVSFEGRPIVDSPLPDRRWLVCKRPRVMVGGELILEQLELIFDPIAKVYEAPYQMKANGGLFLIDDFGRQKCRPQDLLNRWIVPLEKKVDFLALQTGKKIQVPFDVLIVFSTNLSPQDLVDDAFLRRIRHKIEVPNPTPEEFRAIFQRVAKAKNIPYSDEGLRYLILERYKRDGRDLRSCHPRDLCDQILDEAKYRGIPPSMSRELLDRAYDAYFVKLS, translated from the coding sequence ATGAGTTTCTTCTCACAACAATTCGCAGATCGGCAACGCGCAGCAGCGTCTCCGGCCAGCGCCGCCGGCGGTGTCGCCATCCCGCCCGAACCGGCTTCGGTCGAAGAAACCGGTCTCAGTATGGGGTTCCTGAACGACCTGGTGTTGAAAGTCGTCTACTTTCACGGCAATATCACCGGGCAGCAGATCGCCGAAGTGACGAAACTGCCATTCTTTGGTGTGCTCGACAAAGTGCTCGAGTTTCTCAAACTCGAAGAGTATGTCGATATTGTCGGCGCACAGGGCGGCTTCAACGAACGGGCATTCCAGTACGTCATTGCCACCAAAGGGCGATTGAAAGTCCACGAAGTGCTGGATCGGTCGCAGTACGCGGGACCGGCGCCAGTCCCCCTCGACCAGTACATCGCCATGGTGCATCGCCAGTCGGTCGGCGATATGGTGGTGGACGCGAAAACCGTGCGCCAGGCGTTCGCGCACCTCGTTGTGAGCGACCGCATGCTCGACCGCATCGGTCCTGCCGCCAACTCGGCACGCTCGCTCTTCCTCTACGGTCCTCCCGGCAATGGCAAAACCACCATCGCCGAAGGGATCGCCAATATGCTGGGCGGCAACGTGCTGATTCCCTATGCCGTCGAGGTCGATGGGCAGATTATCAAACTCTTTGATCCGCTCAACCATCAGGTGGTCGAACAACCTGCCGCCGCACCCACGCATGAACCTGCGGTCTCCTTCGAAGGGCGTCCTATCGTGGATTCGCCGCTGCCCGACCGACGCTGGCTTGTTTGCAAACGACCGCGCGTGATGGTCGGCGGTGAGTTGATCCTCGAACAGCTCGAACTGATCTTCGACCCAATTGCGAAGGTGTACGAAGCGCCGTACCAGATGAAAGCCAACGGCGGGCTGTTCCTGATCGACGACTTTGGCCGGCAGAAATGTCGCCCGCAAGACCTGCTCAACCGATGGATCGTGCCGCTGGAAAAGAAGGTTGATTTTCTTGCCCTCCAGACTGGCAAGAAGATTCAGGTTCCGTTCGACGTGCTGATCGTCTTTTCGACCAACCTTTCGCCGCAGGACCTGGTGGACGATGCCTTTCTGCGTCGTATCCGGCATAAGATCGAAGTGCCCAACCCGACTCCAGAGGAATTCCGCGCTATCTTTCAGCGTGTCGCCAAGGCAAAGAACATCCCATACAGCGATGAAGGGTTGCGCTATCTGATCCTCGAACGCTATAAACGCGACGGGCGCGATCTGCGATCCTGTCACCCGCGCGACCTGTGCGACCAGATTCTCGACGAAGCAAAATACCGCGGCATACCGCCATCCATGTCGCGCGAATTGCTCGACCGGGCATACGATGCGTACTTCGTGAAACTCTCATAA
- a CDS encoding ComF family protein: MTLARLIDAFLSLVLPDRCAGCGRLGSVLCDECCRRLVGYDGDPPRVADQLTGVRIAYVFEGPLRHALHQLKYRRRRRVARPLGALLASYLRAHPLPCDALLPVPLHRERLAERGFNQAELLAREVAAGTGLPLIAGPLVRLRATKQQALLDVAGRIENVADAFMWRGPAPPARVVIVDDVLTTGATVNACAAALRAGGAREVYALALARSRGQAPLSHR; encoded by the coding sequence ATGACACTCGCGCGGTTGATCGACGCCTTTCTGAGCCTGGTTCTGCCTGATCGCTGCGCCGGATGCGGTCGATTGGGGTCAGTCTTGTGCGATGAGTGCTGTCGCAGGCTCGTCGGGTATGACGGCGATCCGCCGCGCGTGGCCGATCAACTCACCGGCGTGCGCATCGCCTATGTGTTTGAAGGTCCCCTTCGTCACGCGCTGCACCAACTCAAATACCGCCGCCGGCGGCGCGTGGCGCGTCCGCTTGGCGCACTCCTGGCATCCTACCTGCGCGCGCATCCGCTGCCGTGTGATGCACTCCTTCCCGTGCCGCTCCATCGAGAACGTCTGGCAGAACGTGGTTTCAATCAGGCGGAATTGCTGGCGCGTGAAGTGGCAGCAGGAACTGGCTTGCCGCTGATTGCCGGACCCCTGGTTCGGCTCAGGGCGACAAAGCAGCAGGCGTTGCTAGATGTGGCGGGGCGCATTGAGAATGTGGCGGATGCGTTTATGTGGAGAGGTCCGGCGCCGCCGGCGCGCGTGGTGATCGTCGATGACGTGCTGACCACCGGTGCGACGGTCAATGCCTGTGCTGCGGCGTTGCGCGCCGGCGGCGCGCGCGAGGTGTATGCGCTGGCGCTGGCGCGCAGCCGGGGGCAGGCGCCCTTATCTCACCGCTGA
- a CDS encoding CPBP family intramembrane glutamic endopeptidase — translation MNTLDVPASRLPMRVTPLAAIGALIADLLIALGAALALSGAVVGAILVLRAAQSGLELGAIGQLNGQDITRLIGADGMVALLLLQNLVFIGVAVVRVRVLRREPLSVLGFSAPQPFRLVFLGVGLGLLALLLNGIVGVLFVSAGIRQNQAALYPLFPGDYAGQALFFIGAVVLAPIGEEVLFRGYLFGSLRRLAGDSRAGIAVAYGVSALVFALSHSLAATEGLIGLLVPSFLIGLVFAWGFDRSGSLIPAIVAHAINNGIAFAALLTCVNNPGMCPQM, via the coding sequence ATGAATACGCTTGATGTGCCGGCGTCGCGTTTGCCGATGCGGGTGACGCCGCTCGCGGCGATTGGCGCACTGATCGCCGATCTGCTGATTGCGCTTGGCGCAGCGCTTGCGCTCAGTGGAGCAGTCGTTGGCGCAATTCTGGTCCTGCGCGCTGCACAGTCCGGCCTCGAACTCGGCGCCATCGGGCAACTGAACGGTCAGGATATTACTCGACTGATCGGCGCCGATGGTATGGTCGCTCTGCTGCTGCTGCAAAACCTGGTCTTCATCGGCGTCGCTGTGGTGCGCGTGCGCGTGTTACGCCGCGAGCCGCTCTCGGTGCTGGGATTCAGCGCCCCACAACCGTTTCGATTAGTCTTCCTTGGCGTCGGATTGGGGTTGCTGGCGCTCCTCTTGAACGGCATCGTCGGCGTTCTGTTCGTCAGCGCCGGCATTCGCCAGAATCAGGCGGCGCTCTATCCGCTCTTTCCGGGGGATTACGCAGGGCAGGCGCTCTTCTTCATCGGCGCAGTCGTGCTGGCGCCCATCGGCGAAGAGGTGCTGTTCCGCGGCTACCTCTTCGGCTCGCTGCGACGGCTCGCGGGCGACTCGCGCGCCGGTATCGCCGTTGCTTACGGCGTCAGCGCACTGGTCTTCGCCCTGTCGCATTCGCTGGCTGCCACCGAAGGTCTCATCGGGCTGCTCGTGCCATCATTCCTGATCGGTCTGGTGTTTGCCTGGGGGTTTGACCGCAGCGGCAGCCTGATCCCGGCGATTGTGGCGCACGCTATCAACAATGGCATCGCATTCGCTGCACTGCTGACATGCGTCAATAATCCGGGCATGTGCCCGCAAATGTAA
- a CDS encoding MBL fold metallo-hydrolase — MTDPRYGLPETIALIDDLHLGCSQVVGTYVMLGDDPVIVDPGPASVLPNLEAGLKQIGLSFSDLHGIALSHIHLDHAGATGSLVRYFPHLKVYVHHRGAPHMIAPDKLLRSATRIYGGQMDYLWGEFLPVPVDNIVTLGGGETLRIGGRALRVFDAPGHAAHHLIYFDESTGAAFVGDTTGLRMPGHTYVRPATPPPDIDLEAWRRTLDMLLSLNPRMLLLTHFGPAHDPERHIADMWDHVLRWAETVRVSLERGEEESAAEARLVALADADLGDVDEAMRRQYAQAGAVEMSWHGLARYWRKRMDAS; from the coding sequence ATGACCGATCCTCGTTATGGCTTGCCGGAAACCATTGCGCTTATCGATGACCTGCACCTCGGTTGTTCACAGGTTGTGGGAACGTATGTAATGCTGGGAGATGATCCGGTCATCGTCGATCCGGGTCCTGCCAGTGTGTTACCCAATCTTGAAGCCGGTCTGAAGCAGATCGGGCTGTCGTTCAGCGATCTGCACGGTATTGCGCTGTCGCACATTCACCTGGATCACGCTGGCGCAACAGGATCGCTGGTGCGCTATTTTCCGCATCTGAAGGTGTATGTCCATCACCGCGGCGCTCCGCATATGATTGCGCCCGATAAGTTGTTGCGCAGCGCCACGCGCATCTATGGCGGTCAGATGGATTATCTGTGGGGTGAGTTCCTGCCGGTGCCGGTGGATAATATTGTGACGCTTGGCGGCGGTGAGACGCTGCGCATCGGCGGGCGCGCCTTGCGGGTCTTTGATGCGCCCGGTCACGCCGCACACCATCTGATCTATTTCGATGAGTCGACCGGTGCGGCATTTGTGGGGGACACAACCGGTCTGCGGATGCCCGGGCACACGTATGTCCGTCCGGCGACGCCGCCGCCGGATATCGATCTGGAGGCATGGCGTCGCACGCTGGACATGTTGTTGAGCCTCAATCCGCGCATGCTGCTGCTGACTCACTTTGGCCCGGCGCACGATCCTGAGCGGCATATTGCCGATATGTGGGATCATGTGCTGCGCTGGGCTGAAACGGTGCGTGTCAGTCTCGAGCGCGGCGAAGAGGAATCGGCTGCCGAAGCGCGCCTTGTGGCGCTGGCGGACGCGGATCTCGGAGATGTGGACGAAGCGATGCGTCGGCAATATGCGCAGGCTGGCGCCGTCGAAATGAGTTGGCACGGTCTGGCGCGCTACTGGCGCAAGAGGATGGATGCGTCGTAG
- a CDS encoding CpaF family protein produces the protein MSLLKRIGGSQPQSTSEPAVPVSAPAPSDAANHTPASRTAPSTVSSGSEMSQQRMLELSLWIVDRILSSLGNQQELKRSPEMERQLQEKFTLAYRQSGVNLTDDQTKHLYDMVMDELFGFGPIEPLLRDDSITEVMVNGPRAVYVEQKGKITLTQVRFANDEHVLKVIDRIIRPLGRRIDRKWPMVDARLPDGSRVNAIIPPCAIDGPSITIRKFAKKKLTVEDLIRFGSMTPEMAEFLRACVVSRLNIIVSGGTGSGKTTLLNVLSNFIPPDERIVTIEDSAELKLGQDHVVRLESKPPEIDGTGRVTINDLVINSLRMRPERIVIGECRGGETMAMLQAMNTGHDGSLSTLHANSPRDAIARMETMAMMAGMDMPLRVIREQIASAIDLIVQQTRLEDGSRKISYITEVQGMEGDVVVLQDIFLLHILGKTPEGKIISELRPTGTRPRFTARLEAHGFKLPPSIFGATVPGQKRPW, from the coding sequence ATGTCGTTACTGAAGCGAATTGGCGGGTCGCAACCGCAATCAACGTCCGAACCTGCTGTGCCGGTCAGCGCTCCGGCGCCGTCTGACGCAGCCAACCATACGCCAGCTTCGCGGACGGCGCCATCGACCGTTTCCTCCGGCAGCGAGATGTCGCAGCAACGCATGCTGGAATTGTCGCTCTGGATCGTTGATCGCATTCTCAGTTCGCTCGGCAATCAGCAGGAACTCAAACGCTCCCCCGAAATGGAGCGTCAACTGCAAGAAAAGTTCACCCTCGCCTACCGGCAGAGCGGCGTCAACCTGACCGACGATCAGACCAAACACCTCTACGATATGGTCATGGACGAGTTGTTCGGTTTTGGTCCCATCGAGCCGCTGCTCCGTGACGATAGCATCACCGAGGTGATGGTCAATGGACCGCGCGCCGTCTACGTCGAGCAAAAAGGCAAGATCACGTTGACCCAGGTGCGGTTTGCCAACGATGAGCATGTGCTGAAAGTCATCGACCGCATCATTCGCCCGTTGGGACGACGCATTGACCGCAAATGGCCGATGGTCGATGCGCGTCTGCCCGATGGTTCGCGCGTCAATGCGATCATTCCACCCTGCGCCATCGATGGACCATCGATTACGATCCGCAAATTTGCCAAGAAAAAACTGACGGTCGAAGATCTGATCCGCTTCGGTTCGATGACGCCTGAAATGGCGGAGTTTCTGCGCGCGTGCGTCGTCAGTCGCTTGAATATCATCGTTTCCGGCGGCACCGGCTCCGGCAAGACGACGCTCCTGAACGTGTTATCGAACTTCATCCCTCCCGATGAGCGCATCGTTACGATTGAAGACAGCGCCGAACTGAAACTCGGGCAGGATCACGTGGTGCGCCTGGAGTCGAAACCGCCGGAGATCGACGGCACCGGGCGCGTGACGATCAACGACCTGGTGATCAACTCGCTGCGTATGCGCCCGGAACGGATCGTCATAGGTGAGTGCCGCGGCGGCGAAACCATGGCCATGCTCCAGGCAATGAACACTGGTCACGATGGATCGCTGTCGACCCTCCACGCCAACTCGCCGCGCGACGCCATTGCGCGTATGGAGACAATGGCGATGATGGCGGGGATGGATATGCCGCTCCGGGTGATCCGCGAACAGATTGCATCCGCCATCGACCTGATTGTGCAGCAGACGCGCCTGGAAGACGGCAGTCGCAAGATTTCGTACATTACTGAGGTGCAGGGTATGGAAGGTGATGTCGTGGTGTTGCAGGATATCTTCCTGCTGCACATTCTCGGCAAAACCCCGGAGGGCAAGATTATCAGCGAGTTGCGACCTACCGGCACCCGTCCGCGTTTCACTGCGCGTCTCGAGGCGCATGGCTTCAAACTGCCGCCATCGATCTTCGGCGCAACTGTTCCAGGGCAGAAACGGCCGTGGTGA
- a CDS encoding MiaB/RimO family radical SAM methylthiotransferase: MTDVITLHLPAEARADQSRDATPRERRYYVWTVGCQMNVSDSERLEAALQGVGYAPAERPEDASFIVLNSCSVRASAEERILGKLSEVQRIKRNHPDTKIVLWGCMVGPGNQSIFQSRLPMVDHFVSPSAVDEVLALAPNPIYQLDEPALPVARWDHPPVSVHVPIQYGCNMSCSFCVIPLRRGRERSRPLAEIVEECRRIVARGAKEITLLGQIVDSWGHDLPGRPDLADLLRAVHEIPGLLRLRFLTSHPAWMTDRLIAAVAELPRCMPDINLPVQAGDDALLKIMRRGYTVQRYRELIAKIRDAIPHVSLTTDVIVGHPGETRERFEGTKRLLDEIRFDKVHIAAFSPRPGTRAAEMELDPALAVPEGEKQLRRIELERIQEQIATERNARFLNQTVEVLVEGEHKGKWRGRTPGNKLVFFSDPRDRTGQLVNVRIIHTGPWSLQGVLAQSAGESPMLNGAPEPLDATPVMQGAITR; this comes from the coding sequence ATGACCGACGTGATCACACTGCATCTACCGGCGGAAGCGCGCGCCGACCAATCGCGCGACGCAACGCCGCGTGAGCGCCGCTATTATGTCTGGACGGTCGGCTGCCAGATGAACGTGTCTGACTCTGAGCGCCTGGAAGCGGCGTTGCAAGGGGTCGGGTATGCGCCTGCCGAACGCCCGGAAGACGCGAGTTTTATTGTGCTCAACTCGTGCAGTGTGCGCGCGTCTGCCGAAGAGCGCATTCTGGGCAAACTGAGCGAGGTGCAACGCATCAAGCGCAACCACCCCGATACAAAGATTGTGCTCTGGGGGTGCATGGTTGGTCCTGGCAATCAGTCGATCTTTCAGAGCCGCTTGCCGATGGTGGACCATTTTGTGTCGCCTTCGGCAGTCGATGAGGTGCTGGCGCTCGCGCCCAACCCGATCTATCAACTCGATGAGCCGGCGCTGCCGGTGGCGCGCTGGGATCATCCGCCGGTCTCGGTACACGTGCCGATTCAGTACGGCTGCAATATGTCTTGCTCGTTCTGCGTCATCCCGCTGCGCCGCGGGCGCGAACGCAGCCGTCCGCTCGCGGAGATTGTCGAAGAGTGCCGCCGGATTGTGGCGCGCGGCGCAAAAGAGATCACGTTGCTCGGGCAGATCGTCGACTCGTGGGGGCATGATCTTCCCGGCCGCCCCGACCTGGCAGATTTGCTGCGCGCCGTGCACGAAATCCCCGGCTTGCTCCGGTTGCGCTTTCTGACGTCCCATCCCGCATGGATGACCGACCGCCTGATTGCGGCGGTGGCGGAACTGCCGCGCTGCATGCCGGATATTAACCTGCCGGTGCAGGCAGGCGACGATGCGCTGCTCAAAATCATGCGGCGCGGCTACACCGTACAGCGCTACCGCGAACTGATAGCGAAGATCCGCGATGCCATCCCGCATGTGTCGCTGACGACCGATGTCATTGTCGGGCATCCGGGCGAAACGCGCGAACGGTTCGAGGGCACAAAGCGATTGCTCGACGAAATCCGGTTCGATAAGGTGCATATCGCGGCATTCTCGCCGCGCCCCGGCACACGCGCCGCCGAAATGGAACTCGACCCGGCGCTGGCAGTGCCCGAAGGTGAAAAGCAACTGCGGCGCATCGAACTCGAGCGAATCCAGGAACAGATTGCAACTGAACGCAATGCGCGCTTCCTGAATCAGACGGTCGAAGTGCTGGTCGAAGGCGAGCATAAGGGCAAATGGCGCGGGCGCACGCCAGGCAACAAACTGGTCTTCTTCAGCGACCCGCGCGACCGAACCGGTCAGTTGGTGAACGTGCGCATCATCCATACCGGTCCGTGGTCATTGCAGGGGGTTCTGGCGCAGTCTGCCGGGGAATCGCCGATGTTGAACGGCGCCCCTGAACCGCTCGACGCCACGCCTGTGATGCAGGGAGCAATCACCCGATGA
- a CDS encoding tetratricopeptide repeat protein, which translates to MTLTRQDERFRLQRRLQNQAVELAVNSRWEEAVQVNEKLIGLAETTETYNRLGKAYFELGRLTEARDAYRNALRLTPNNRIARRNLERIEELLAKSASLSTVSLKAGRQLVDLRLFVTEVGKTALTSLIDVQRGPALAAIVTGEKVELRPEGRGVAVYDTSGALIGRIEPKLAQRLNELMAGGNRYIAAVAHIDGRQVRIIIRETYQAPSQRGRVSFPGKLSESALRGAFISGAQFDEFGEELLEEEEGAEVREDVDEEAFGGEDEELGLEEIEPDIGDDEDLIEE; encoded by the coding sequence ATGACATTGACAAGGCAGGATGAAAGATTTCGGCTGCAACGCCGCTTACAGAATCAGGCGGTCGAACTGGCAGTGAACAGCCGCTGGGAAGAGGCGGTGCAGGTCAATGAAAAATTGATCGGACTGGCGGAAACGACCGAAACCTACAATCGTTTGGGGAAAGCGTACTTCGAGTTGGGGCGTCTCACGGAAGCGCGCGACGCCTATCGCAATGCGCTGCGCCTCACGCCGAACAACCGCATTGCGCGCCGGAACCTCGAACGCATTGAGGAACTGCTGGCAAAATCAGCATCCCTTTCTACCGTTTCGCTGAAAGCCGGGCGTCAGCTCGTCGACCTGCGCCTGTTTGTCACCGAAGTCGGAAAAACGGCGCTGACATCGCTGATCGACGTTCAGCGCGGGCCGGCGCTGGCAGCGATTGTCACCGGTGAGAAGGTGGAGTTGCGTCCCGAAGGACGCGGCGTGGCGGTCTACGACACATCCGGCGCGCTGATCGGGCGCATCGAACCGAAACTGGCGCAGCGCCTGAACGAACTGATGGCCGGCGGGAATCGATATATCGCCGCAGTCGCGCACATCGACGGGCGCCAGGTGCGCATTATTATTCGTGAAACCTACCAGGCGCCATCGCAACGTGGGCGTGTCTCCTTCCCCGGCAAGCTGAGCGAGAGTGCGCTCCGTGGCGCGTTCATCAGCGGTGCGCAGTTCGACGAATTCGGCGAAGAATTGCTCGAAGAGGAGGAAGGGGCTGAGGTGCGCGAGGACGTGGACGAAGAAGCCTTTGGCGGCGAAGACGAAGAACTTGGGCTGGAGGAAATCGAACCGGACATTGGTGATGATGAGGATTTGATCGAAGAATAG